One window from the genome of Salvia splendens isolate huo1 chromosome 9, SspV2, whole genome shotgun sequence encodes:
- the LOC121746427 gene encoding 3-ketoacyl-CoA synthase 6-like produces MQDILLKYMKLGYQYLVNHILAFLLIPTAIAVAVEILRSSPARWNSFAIDPIHLIFCSFLAVFIATVYFMSKPRSIYLVDYACYKPPVTCRVPFSTFMEHSRLILKDNPKSVDFQMRILERSGLGEETCLPPAIHYIPPTPTMDAARGEAETVIFSSIDSLMKSTGLKPKQIDILVVNCSLFSPTPSLSAMIVNKYKLRSNIKSYNLSGMGCSAGLISIDLARDLLQIHPNSNALVISTEIITPNYYKGSERAMLLPNCLFRMGGAAILLSNKRRDRSRAKYKLVHVVRTHKGADDKAYKCVYEQEDPQGKVGINLSKDLMVIAGEALKSNITTIGPLVLPASEQLLFLFTLIGRKIFNPKWKPYIPDFKQAFEHFCIHAGGRAVIDELQKNLQLSAEHVEASRMTLHRFGNTSSSSLWYELGYIEAKGRMKKGDRVWQIAFGSGFKCNSAVWKCNRTIKTTSDGPWQDCINTYPVHIPEIVKI; encoded by the coding sequence ATGCAAGACATATTGCTCAAGTACATGAAGCTAGGTTATCAATACCTAGTGAACCATATCTTGGCTTTCCTCCTGATCCCTACCGCCATCGCAGTGGCGGTAGAGATCCTCCGGTCATCTCCGGCGAGATGGAATTCCTTTGCTATAGACCCCATCCACCTCATCTTCTGCTCATTCCTCGCCGTCTTCATCGCCACCGTCTACTTCATGTCAAAACCCCGCTCGATCTACCTCGTTGACTACGCGTGCTACAAGCCCCCGGTGACCTGCCGCGTCCCGTTCTCCACCTTCATGGAGCACTCCCGCCTCATCCTCAAAGACAACCCCAAATCCGTGGACTTCCAAATGCGCATCCTCGAGCGGTCCGGCCTCGGCGAGGAGACCTGCCTCCCCCCCGCCATCCACTACATCCCCCCCACCCCGACCATGGACGCCGCCCGCGGCGAGGCCGAGACCGTCATCTTCTCCTCCATCGACTCCCTCATGAAATCCACCGGCCTCAAACCAAAACAAATCGACATTTTGGTCGTCAACTGCAGCCTCTTCTCCCCCACCCCCTCCCTCTCTGCCATGATCGTCAACAAATACAAGCTCCGCAGCAACATCAAGAGCTACAACCTCTCCGGCATGGGCTGCAGCGCCGGATTGATCTCAATCGACCTCGCCCGCGATCTCCTCCAAATCCACCCCAACTCAAACGCGCTAGTCATTTCCACGGAAATCATCACCCCAAACTACTACAAAGGCTCCGAGCGCGCCATGCTCCTCCCCAATTGCCTCTTCCGCATGGGCGGCGCGGCCATCCTCTTATCCAACAAGCGCCGCGACCGGAGCCGCGCCAAGTATAAGCTCGTCCACGTCGTCCGCACGCACAAGGGCGCGGACGACAAGGCGTACAAGTGCGTGTACGAGCAGGAGGATCCGCAGGGGAAGGTCGGGATAAATCTATCCAAAGACCTAATGGTTATTGCTGGGGAGGCACTTAAATCGAACATCACCACGATCGGGCCATTAGTCCTCCCGGCATCCGAGCAGCTCCTCTTCCTTTTCACGCTAATCGGCCGGAAAATCTTCAATCCGAAGTGGAAGCCTTACATCCCCGATTTCAAGCAGGCGTTCGAGCATTTCTGCATCCACGCCGGCGGTCGCGCCGTGATCGACGAGCTGCAGAAGAATCTGCAGCTGTCGGCGGAGCACGTGGAGGCGTCGAGGATGACGCTGCACCGCTTCGGCAATACGTCGTCGTCTTCGCTGTGGTATGAATTGGGGTATATTGAAGCGAAAGGGAGAATGAAGAAGGGAGACAGAGTGTGGCAGATCGCATTCGGGAGCGGGTTCAAGTGCAACAGCGCGGTTTGGAAATGCAACAGGACGATCAAAACGACGTCGGATGGGCCGTGGCAGGACTGCATCAATACTTACCCGGTGCACATCCCGGAAATAGTcaagatttaa